The following coding sequences lie in one Sphingomonas sp. M1-B02 genomic window:
- the mnmE gene encoding tRNA uridine-5-carboxymethylaminomethyl(34) synthesis GTPase MnmE, with protein MDTIFAVSSGVPPAAIAVLRLSGPGACEAVRSLGGALPEARRAGLRALRDPADGELLDRALVLCFPAPDSATGEDIVELHLHGGRAVVRAVERCLAAIPGLRPADAGEFTRRALLNGRLDLSEAEGLGDLLMAETEAQRRTALRSAEGGVRREVEGWNGELLAVAAQVEALLDHSDEDDVAGGAGSEATLRDAASSLGARLAATLAQPPVERLRDGLRVVLAGPRNAGKSTLLNALAGREAAIVSSLAGTTRDRIEVPIVRDGVAYLLIDTAGLADSTGDAIEAIGISRARDAMQEADILVWLGDDAPPGHPCPIWVHARADEAGREQSGAKDVAISVHSGEGVRAFWDLLSEASRHLLPPPDAVALNGRQRALVGQAEAALRRAAEQSDLLLMAEELRSARRAFDAITGRSGVEAMLDSLFARFCIGK; from the coding sequence ATGGACACCATCTTCGCGGTTTCCAGCGGTGTCCCGCCCGCCGCCATCGCGGTTCTGCGCCTGAGCGGCCCGGGCGCGTGCGAGGCCGTACGCAGCCTTGGGGGCGCATTGCCCGAAGCGCGCAGGGCCGGCTTGCGCGCGTTGCGCGATCCCGCCGACGGGGAATTGCTCGATCGTGCGCTCGTGCTTTGCTTTCCCGCACCAGACAGCGCCACCGGCGAGGATATCGTCGAGCTTCATCTGCACGGCGGGCGCGCAGTGGTGCGGGCGGTCGAGCGCTGCCTGGCAGCGATCCCCGGGCTGCGTCCCGCCGACGCGGGTGAGTTCACTCGCCGGGCGCTGCTGAACGGGAGGCTGGATCTCAGCGAGGCCGAGGGGCTCGGCGACTTGCTGATGGCCGAGACCGAAGCGCAGCGCCGCACCGCCCTTCGATCGGCAGAGGGCGGGGTACGCCGGGAGGTCGAGGGATGGAATGGTGAACTGCTGGCAGTGGCGGCGCAGGTCGAAGCGCTGCTTGATCATAGCGATGAGGACGATGTTGCGGGCGGAGCCGGGTCCGAAGCAACGCTGCGTGACGCGGCATCGTCACTTGGCGCCCGTCTCGCAGCGACGCTCGCACAACCGCCGGTCGAGCGCTTGCGCGACGGGTTACGCGTCGTTCTCGCCGGCCCGCGCAATGCCGGCAAGTCGACTCTGCTCAATGCACTTGCCGGGCGCGAGGCAGCGATCGTCTCGTCCCTCGCCGGGACGACACGTGATCGGATCGAGGTACCGATCGTGCGGGATGGAGTTGCCTATCTATTGATTGATACGGCGGGCCTCGCGGATTCGACCGGTGACGCGATCGAGGCGATCGGAATTTCGCGTGCACGCGACGCAATGCAAGAGGCCGATATCCTGGTCTGGCTGGGCGACGATGCGCCGCCGGGCCATCCATGCCCGATCTGGGTCCATGCACGCGCCGATGAGGCCGGTCGAGAGCAGAGCGGGGCAAAGGACGTCGCGATTTCGGTCCATAGCGGGGAGGGCGTTCGGGCGTTCTGGGACCTGCTCTCGGAGGCGTCGCGACACTTGTTGCCGCCTCCAGACGCAGTTGCATTGAACGGGCGCCAGCGGGCCCTGGTTGGCCAAGCCGAGGCTGCCCTTCGACGCGCAGCAGAGCAGAGCGATCTGTTGCTGATGGCGGAAGAGCTTCGTAGCGCCAGACGAGCGTTCGACGCGATCACGGGGCGATCGGGGGTCGAAGCGATGCTCGACAGCCTGTTCGCGCGATTCTGCATCGGGAAATGA
- a CDS encoding DUF6489 family protein: MKINVEVECTPEEARRAMGLPDLAPVHEKYVGMMVEAIDKQGSPEAFQEMMRNWAPMGEAGMNFWRGLFEGGNKSGG; encoded by the coding sequence ATGAAGATCAATGTCGAAGTCGAATGCACGCCCGAAGAGGCGCGCCGCGCGATGGGGCTCCCCGATCTTGCTCCGGTCCATGAAAAATATGTCGGCATGATGGTCGAAGCCATTGATAAACAAGGAAGTCCTGAGGCGTTTCAGGAAATGATGCGCAACTGGGCACCGATGGGTGAAGCGGGGATGAATTTCTGGCGCGGGCTGTTCGAGGGCGGGAACAAGAGCGGCGGCTGA
- a CDS encoding methylated-DNA--[protein]-cysteine S-methyltransferase — translation MYARDHALIATPIGTVAVEGDDAQVAAVRIGEAGPVTKGSAAAVRTAIEQLEQWFAGERRVFDVAMAAPATLRGAELRDGLVAVGYGETLSYGTLARTLRSSPRAIGQLCARNPFPILVPCHRILGSGGALGAYSAGDGPKTKSWLVEHERQHSRRTLL, via the coding sequence ATGTATGCGCGCGACCATGCCCTGATCGCAACGCCCATCGGCACCGTCGCCGTCGAGGGCGACGACGCGCAGGTTGCCGCGGTGCGAATCGGCGAGGCCGGCCCCGTGACCAAAGGCTCCGCCGCGGCGGTCCGCACAGCGATCGAGCAACTCGAACAATGGTTCGCCGGTGAACGCCGGGTCTTCGATGTGGCCATGGCGGCACCCGCCACCCTGCGCGGCGCCGAATTGCGCGACGGGCTCGTGGCAGTCGGCTATGGCGAAACCCTGAGCTACGGCACGCTGGCGCGGACATTGAGATCGAGCCCCCGCGCGATCGGCCAGCTCTGCGCGCGCAATCCCTTCCCCATCCTCGTGCCCTGCCACCGCATCCTCGGCAGCGGCGGCGCACTCGGCGCCTATTCGGCGGGCGACGGACCCAAGACCAAATCCTGGCTGGTCGAGCATGAGCGCCAGCACTCGAGAAGGACCCTGTTATGA
- a CDS encoding dienelactone hydrolase family protein: protein MNDVTINALDGSGSFQAYVAEPSGTPRAAIIVIQEIFGVNPGIRGKCDRWAEEGYLAIAPDLFWRIEPGVQLDPDIPDELQRAFGHMNQFDQDLGVADIEATIQAARARIDGGKVGVVGFCLGGRLAFMAATRTDADASVGYYAVGVDNLLDEKHAIAKPLLLHIAGADHFVTPDIQAAMHAGLDDHPKVTLFDYPGEDHGFAAEMGDRRSEEAATLADKRTSDFFAEKLTS, encoded by the coding sequence ATGAACGACGTCACCATCAATGCGCTGGACGGAAGTGGCAGCTTCCAGGCCTATGTCGCGGAACCCAGCGGAACGCCGCGCGCGGCGATCATCGTGATCCAGGAAATCTTCGGAGTGAACCCGGGCATTCGCGGCAAATGCGATCGCTGGGCCGAGGAAGGTTACCTCGCCATCGCCCCCGATCTCTTCTGGCGTATCGAACCGGGCGTTCAGCTCGATCCGGACATTCCCGACGAGCTCCAGCGTGCGTTCGGCCATATGAACCAGTTCGATCAGGATCTGGGCGTGGCCGATATCGAGGCGACGATCCAGGCGGCGCGGGCGCGGATCGATGGCGGCAAGGTCGGCGTCGTCGGCTTCTGCCTAGGCGGGCGGCTGGCCTTCATGGCGGCGACGCGGACCGATGCCGATGCGAGCGTGGGCTATTATGCGGTCGGCGTCGACAATCTGCTCGACGAGAAGCATGCCATCGCGAAGCCGCTGCTACTCCACATCGCAGGCGCGGATCATTTCGTCACGCCCGACATTCAGGCAGCAATGCATGCGGGACTCGACGATCACCCCAAGGTGACGTTGTTCGACTATCCCGGCGAGGATCACGGATTCGCCGCCGAGATGGGCGATCGCCGCTCAGAAGAAGCCGCCACGCTTGCCGACAAGCGAACCAGCGACTTCTTTGCGGAGAAACTAACTAGCTGA
- a CDS encoding TerC family protein produces MIEQLLAAATTAAAAGMGSPADIWANILKDFSNITEPAALAAFGSVLMIDLVLAGDNAIVVGALAAGLPADQRKKVILIGIGAALVLRIFFALIVSWLMGIVGLIFAGGLLLLWVSWKFWREIRHSGQSAGSAEISGDEHSGLKPARSFAGAAWAVAVADVSMSLDNVLAVAGAAREHPGILVVGLLLSVALMGLAANFIAQLIDRYRWIAYFGLAVIVFVAFKMIYEGWIGNHDTPGILSFFS; encoded by the coding sequence ATGATCGAGCAACTTCTCGCCGCCGCGACCACGGCCGCCGCCGCCGGCATGGGCTCGCCCGCCGACATCTGGGCGAACATCCTCAAGGATTTCTCCAACATCACCGAACCCGCGGCGCTGGCCGCGTTCGGATCGGTGCTGATGATCGATCTGGTACTGGCGGGCGACAATGCGATCGTCGTCGGTGCGCTTGCCGCGGGGCTCCCCGCCGACCAGCGCAAGAAGGTGATTCTGATCGGCATCGGCGCCGCGCTGGTGCTTCGCATCTTCTTCGCGTTGATCGTCAGTTGGCTGATGGGGATCGTCGGTTTGATCTTCGCCGGCGGGCTGCTGTTGCTGTGGGTCAGCTGGAAGTTCTGGCGCGAGATTCGGCATAGCGGCCAGAGCGCGGGATCCGCGGAGATCAGTGGCGACGAGCATTCGGGGCTGAAGCCCGCACGCAGCTTCGCCGGTGCCGCCTGGGCAGTCGCGGTGGCCGACGTTTCGATGAGCCTCGACAATGTGCTGGCGGTCGCAGGGGCGGCCCGCGAACATCCAGGGATTCTGGTCGTCGGCCTGCTGCTGTCGGTCGCGCTGATGGGGCTGGCGGCGAACTTCATCGCGCAGCTGATCGATCGCTACCGCTGGATCGCCTATTTTGGGCTGGCCGTGATTGTCTTCGTGGCCTTCAAGATGATCTATGAAGGCTGGATCGGCAATCACGACACGCCAGGAATCCTCAGCTTCTTCAGCTAG
- the rho gene encoding transcription termination factor Rho, translating into MHLKDLKKTPPAELVSMAEELGVESASTLRKQDLLFAILKAQAENGEEIMGEGTIEVLPDGFGFLRSAQANYLAGPDDIYVSPNQVRKFGLRTGDTVEGEIRGPKDGERYFALVRLVSVNFDDPDAVRHRVNFDNLTPLYPESKLTLDPQDPTAKDKSARVIDIISPQGKGQRTLIVAPPRVGKTVMLQNIAKAVTDNHPEVFLIVLLIDERPEEVTDMQRSVKGEVVSSTFDEPAQRHVQVAEMVIEKAKRLVEHKKDVVILLDSITRLGRAYNTVVPSSGKVLTGGVDANALQRPKRFFGAARNIEEGGSLSIIATALIDTGSRMDEVIFEEFKGTGNSEIVLDRKVADKRIFPALDVGKSGTRKEELLVDQAKLSKMWVLRRILMQMGTIDAMEFLLDKMKNSKTNEDFFDSMNS; encoded by the coding sequence ATGCATCTCAAAGACCTCAAGAAAACCCCGCCCGCAGAACTGGTCAGCATGGCCGAGGAGCTTGGCGTCGAGAGCGCATCGACGCTGCGCAAGCAGGATCTGCTGTTCGCGATCCTGAAGGCGCAGGCCGAGAATGGCGAAGAAATCATGGGCGAGGGCACGATCGAAGTGCTCCCCGACGGCTTCGGCTTCCTGCGCTCGGCACAGGCCAATTATCTCGCCGGCCCCGACGACATCTATGTCTCGCCCAACCAGGTTCGCAAGTTCGGCCTGCGCACCGGCGACACGGTGGAAGGCGAGATCCGCGGGCCCAAGGACGGCGAGCGCTATTTCGCGCTGGTCCGCCTGGTGTCGGTCAATTTCGACGATCCCGATGCGGTGCGCCACCGGGTCAATTTCGACAATCTGACGCCGCTCTATCCCGAATCCAAGCTGACGCTCGATCCGCAGGATCCGACTGCCAAGGACAAGTCGGCGCGCGTGATCGACATCATCTCGCCGCAGGGCAAGGGCCAGCGGACGCTGATCGTGGCGCCGCCGCGGGTCGGCAAGACGGTGATGCTGCAGAATATCGCCAAGGCGGTTACCGACAACCACCCCGAGGTCTTCCTGATCGTGCTGCTCATCGACGAGCGGCCCGAGGAAGTCACCGACATGCAGCGCAGCGTGAAGGGCGAAGTCGTCTCCTCGACCTTCGACGAACCCGCGCAGCGCCACGTGCAAGTCGCTGAAATGGTTATCGAAAAGGCGAAGCGCCTGGTCGAGCACAAGAAGGATGTCGTCATCCTGCTCGATTCGATCACGCGCCTCGGCCGCGCCTACAACACCGTCGTGCCGAGCTCGGGCAAGGTGCTGACCGGCGGTGTGGACGCAAACGCGCTCCAGCGTCCCAAGCGCTTCTTCGGAGCCGCGCGCAACATCGAGGAAGGCGGCTCGCTCTCGATCATCGCCACTGCGTTGATCGATACCGGCAGCCGCATGGACGAAGTCATCTTCGAGGAATTCAAGGGTACCGGTAACTCGGAAATCGTTCTCGATCGCAAGGTGGCAGACAAGCGCATCTTCCCGGCGCTCGACGTCGGCAAGTCGGGCACCCGCAAGGAAGAGCTGCTGGTCGACCAGGCCAAGCTCTCCAAGATGTGGGTGCTGCGCCGCATCCTCATGCAGATGGGCACGATCGACGCGATGGAATTCCTGCTCGACAAGATGAAGAATTCGAAGACCAACGAGGATTTCTTCGACAGCATGAACTCCTGA
- a CDS encoding CopD family protein, translated as MTGFLGNGYLWIKAFHIIFVIFWMAGLFLLPRYLVHHQEALGTPQADAWTKREATLRAMILTPSILIVWLLGILLAANVGLFDGQPGLGWLHAKLLFVVLLSGYHGWAVGYSKKLARGVGKLAPRTLRLLNEVPALAVVLIVILAVVKPF; from the coding sequence ATGACCGGGTTCCTGGGCAATGGCTATCTGTGGATCAAGGCGTTCCACATCATCTTCGTGATCTTCTGGATGGCCGGGCTTTTCCTGTTGCCGCGCTATCTGGTGCATCATCAGGAGGCGTTGGGCACCCCCCAAGCCGACGCGTGGACGAAGCGCGAGGCTACCCTGCGCGCGATGATCCTGACCCCGTCGATCCTGATCGTCTGGCTGCTCGGGATATTGTTGGCCGCCAATGTCGGACTGTTCGACGGCCAGCCCGGGCTTGGCTGGCTACATGCCAAACTGCTCTTCGTGGTGCTGCTCAGCGGCTATCATGGCTGGGCAGTCGGTTATTCGAAGAAACTCGCACGTGGCGTGGGCAAGCTGGCGCCCCGCACGCTGCGCCTGCTCAACGAAGTACCTGCGCTGGCGGTGGTACTGATCGTCATTCTTGCCGTGGTGAAGCCCTTCTGA
- the hemE gene encoding uroporphyrinogen decarboxylase has protein sequence MTSSSPKPLLATLRGEKQPTPPIWLMRQAGRYLPEYRALRAEKGGFLALVNDSEAAAEITLQPIRRFGMDGAILFSDILIVPMALGQNLWFETGEGPRLAPKLESRALLDGLIPTPEPLRPIYETVKRVAAALPPATTFLGFAGSPWTVATYMIAGQGSREQAEARRLAYADPGMVSELVTRIADVTVEYLLGQIDAGVEAVQLFDSWSGSLSPAQFEQWVIAPTARIVAALHARAPQVPVIGFPKGAGGKLAAYARETGVDAIGIDESVDPAWADQALPQGLPVQGNLDPLVLIAGGKMLHSAVERILGAFPDRPHVFNLGHGIQQDTPIAHVEALLAQVRGRE, from the coding sequence CTGACCTCCTCTTCGCCAAAACCGCTGCTCGCAACTCTGCGTGGCGAAAAGCAACCGACCCCGCCGATCTGGCTGATGCGCCAGGCGGGACGCTATCTGCCCGAATATCGCGCGCTGCGTGCCGAGAAGGGCGGGTTCCTGGCGTTGGTCAACGACAGCGAAGCCGCAGCCGAGATCACGCTCCAGCCAATTCGCCGCTTCGGGATGGACGGGGCGATCCTGTTTTCCGACATTCTGATCGTGCCCATGGCGCTGGGGCAGAATCTCTGGTTCGAGACCGGCGAAGGCCCGCGGCTCGCGCCGAAACTGGAGAGCAGGGCGCTGCTCGATGGCCTGATACCTACGCCAGAGCCGCTCAGACCCATCTACGAGACCGTGAAGCGGGTCGCGGCTGCCTTGCCCCCGGCGACGACCTTCCTGGGCTTTGCGGGCAGTCCCTGGACGGTCGCGACCTATATGATCGCCGGACAGGGAAGCCGCGAGCAGGCGGAGGCGCGACGACTGGCCTATGCCGATCCCGGGATGGTGAGCGAACTGGTCACCCGGATCGCCGATGTAACCGTGGAATATCTGCTCGGCCAGATCGACGCCGGTGTCGAGGCGGTGCAATTGTTCGACAGCTGGTCGGGCAGCCTTTCGCCCGCGCAGTTCGAGCAGTGGGTGATCGCGCCGACCGCGCGGATCGTCGCCGCGCTGCACGCGCGCGCGCCGCAGGTCCCCGTCATCGGTTTTCCGAAGGGTGCAGGCGGGAAGCTCGCCGCTTATGCGCGCGAAACCGGGGTCGATGCGATCGGGATCGACGAGTCCGTCGATCCGGCCTGGGCCGATCAGGCACTGCCGCAGGGCCTGCCGGTGCAAGGAAATCTCGATCCGCTTGTGCTGATCGCCGGCGGCAAGATGCTGCATAGTGCAGTGGAACGAATCCTGGGTGCCTTCCCCGATCGGCCGCATGTCTTCAACCTGGGCCACGGCATCCAGCAGGATACTCCGATCGCGCATGTGGAGGCGCTTTTGGCGCAGGTGCGAGGCCGCGAATGA